In Procambarus clarkii isolate CNS0578487 chromosome 5, FALCON_Pclarkii_2.0, whole genome shotgun sequence, the following are encoded in one genomic region:
- the LOC138352188 gene encoding uncharacterized protein translates to MTTTTVTTATMTTVTMTTVTMTTTTMATATVTTVTMTTAIMTTTTMTTTTMTTATMTTTTMTTATVTTVTMTTVTLTTVTVTTATMTTTTVTTVTMTTATMTTATMTTAIMTTVT, encoded by the coding sequence atgacaacaaccaccgtgacaacagccaccatgacaacagtcaccatgacaacagtcaccatgacaacaaccACCATGGCAACAGccaccgtgacaacagtcaccatgacaacagccatcaTGACAACAACCACCATGACAAcaaccaccatgacaacagccaccatgacaacaaccaccatgacaacagccaccgtgACAacggtcaccatgacaacagtcaccttgacaacagtcaccgtgacaacagccaccatgacaacaaccaccgtgacaacagtcaccatgacaacagccaccatgacaacagccaccatgacaacagccatcaTGACAACAGTCACATGA